In the genome of Planococcus donghaensis, the window ATGCAAGCTCAAATGACTGGACAGGAAGTTGACCAAAGTCAGTTAAAAGAGCAAGTGGCGGATAGCTTAGTGGCTCAGGAATTGCTTGTTCAAGAAACTGCAAAGCAAAAACTGACTGCATCTGAAGAACAAACAAATACAGCATTAGAAGAGTTAGCTCAGCAAAATGGTTTGACCTCTTCAGATGAATTATTGGCAGCTTTAAAAAAGCAAGGGATTTCTGAAGAAGAAGTCATGAAACAAGTTGAAACGCAAGTGAAGATCGAGCAGTTGATTGCCTCAGAAACTGGTGAGGTCAAATTGACTGATGACGAATTACAAACTTATTATGATGAAGCAAAAGCTCAGCAAGAAGAAGCGGGTAGCGAAGAGATTCCAGCTTTTGAAGAAGTAAAACCGCAAATTGAAGAACAATTGAAGGCACAAAAAGAAAGCGAAGCGACACAAGCATTAATCGAAAAACTTCGTGAACAAGCAGAAGTTACAATTAATCTATAAACAAAAAAAACCAGATTCCTTGAGAATCTGGTTTTTTGTTTTTATGGAGTACTTAATCGAAAGATCGAGAAAATCCAGTTTATATAACTCTTTTTCCAGGAGATAATAGCCAATTGTCAATGAGTGGATTTGACAGGACCGGAAATTTTCCGTATCCTTTAGACTTGTGATAAAGAGAAACTTCAATCAGCGGGGGTTCTTTTTCCTCCGCTGATTTTTAGTTGATCAGTTCGGACTTTGACGGTCAGAAGATTGCTATTTAGAATAATAGGATTTACTGAGCGTTAAAGCAGAAAAAGAAAGAGGAGAGATAGTATATGAAGAAAGTAACCAATGTTTTTTGGATTGCTCTTGCACTGGCATTACTGGCCATAGGCTTCGGCGCATTTGCACCCGATAGTTTTGCAGAAGTTACAGGAAATATAAAATCATTCCTAACAACTTCGTTCGGGTGGTATTACCTATTAATCGTTTCTGTGATGGTTTTATTCTGCTTGTTTTTCCTTATCAGTCCGATGGGGCAAATCAAACTGGGTAAAGACTCAGATAAACCCGAATTCTCATTCGGCACATGGATTGCCATGTTATTTTCAGCAGGTATGGGAATTGGTCTAGTTTTCTGGGGAGCTGCAGAACCGTTATCGCATTATGCGATTGGTCCAGCAACAGCAGAAGCTGGCACAGCTGAAGCCATGCGCGAATCAATGCGTTTCAGCTTTTTCCACTGGGGAATTCATGCCTGGGCTATTTATGCCGTAGTGGCGTTAGCACTTGCATATGCTCAGTTCCGAAAAGGTGAACCTGGATTGATCTCGGCGACTTTAAAACCGTTATTTGGAGATAAAATGAAGGGGCCATGGGGAACTTTTGTAGACGTTATTGCTGTTTTTGCAACAGTTGTCGGCGTTGCAACTACTCTTGGGTTTGGAGCGATTCAAATCAATGGCGGACTTGCTTATTTGTTTGATGGAATACCAGGAGACAGCTTTGGTGTTCAATTAGTTATCATTGGAGTTGTTACTGTATTGTTCATGATCTCTGCTTGGTCTGGATTAAGCAAAGGGATCAAATACCTTTCCAATGCCAATATGGTATTGGCAGTTGCATTACTGGCTGCGATGATTATTTTAGGACCAACTTTACTTATTATGAATATGTTCACCGATACAATCGGCACATACTTCCAAAATTTTGTGGAGATGAGTTTCCGTGCAGCACCTATCGATGGTGAAAATCGTGCTTGGATTGATGGTTGGACAATTTTCTATTGGGCTTGGTGGATTTCATGGGCACCATTTGTTGGTATTTTTATTGCTCGTGTATCTAGAGGACGGACGATCCGTCAGTTCCTTTTAGGCGTCTTATTACTTCCAACGTTTATCAGCTTCCTTTGGTTTGCTGCTTTTGGAACGACTGCTATTGATGTGCAAAACAGCGGCGTAGACTTGACTAGCTTACTGACAGAAGAAACATTGTTCGCAGTGTTTAATGAGTTGCCGTTTGGTGTCTTGTTATCAGTAATTGCAGTATTCTTGATTACAACGTTCTTCGTTACTTCTGCCGATTCTGCGACATTCGTTCTTGGGATGCAAACTACAGGCGGTTCGTTGTATCCACGGAACTCTGTAAAACTGACGTGGGGAGTGGCCCAATCGTCTATCGCTGTAATTCTTTTATCTACAGGCGGACTTGGTACTCTGCAAACGGTATTAATCATTGTAGCGTTCCCATTCTCGATCATCATGTTGTTAATGATGGCCTCCTTCTATAAGGCATTAAGCATCGAATACAAAGCTATAAAACGTAAACGTTAAAACCGCCGCTTCGGCGGTTTTTTCATTACATAAGCGTTATAATGGAATTCAAGCAATAAAAAGATGGAGGATTTTTAGTATGGAAAAACCACATGTATTATTAATCGATGGAATGGCGTTGCTATTCCGATCGTTTTTTGCGACATCTGCTGTGAATCAGTATTTTAGAACAACGGAAGGCTTGGCAACAAATGGCGTACAAGGATTTACCCGTCACGTTTTAACTGCGAAAACAATGATGAAGCCTACACATATGGCAGTTTGTTGGGACATGGGTTCTAAAACATTCCGCACGGATTTGTTTGATGGTTATAAAGCCAATCGGCCAGCTCCTCCAGAAGACATGGTACACCAGTTTGACTGGGCGCAAGAAATTTCTAAGCAACTTGGCTGGAAAAATTATGGCGAAGCGGGGATAGAAGCAGATGATTTTATCGGCTCTTTCACAAAGCAATGGCAAGACCAAGTAGACTTCACCATCATCACAGGGGACAAAGACATGCTGCAATTGTTAACGCCTTCGGTTAATATTGCATTCATGAAAAAAGGGTTTCACGTTTATGATGTTTACACAGAAGCGAGGTTTATAGAAGAGTACGGCATTCAACCATCACAGTTTGCAGACGTAAAAGCGTTTATGGGCGATCCGAGTGATGGCTATCCAGGGGTAAAAGGGATTGGTCCAAAAACCGCTCTTCAACTTATTCAAAACTATGGTTCAACAGATGGTGTACTAGAAGCAATTGAAGAGTTAAAGCCGGCACAGAAAAAGAAAATCGATGAGCATAAAGAGATGTTATTGCTATCAAAAAAACTGGCTGTCATCAAATGTGACATCCAGTTGGACGTGTCGCTAGAAGAAATTACGGTTCCTAACTACACGAGTGACCATATTCAATTATGTCGCGATCAGGAATTAATATTGCTCGCTAAACAGCTTGAGAAGAATATTGATGTTACAGATCCTTGGGCTTAATTTTAACAAAAGTAAGTACTTTTCGATTTTTTTGATAAGAAACCGTCCGCATTTTACTGGGGCGGTTTTTTTGTCCATTATCATGAATATAAAGAAGAACATCATTTGCCCCTTCTTCAAAGCCAATAAGTGGTACCCAATGGTAACGGTATGTCGGTTTTGAAAACCAGTGAAACGTGAAGTAACGGTCAAATTTCATCGCAAGTGGACGTCCTGCTAGTAATTCTTCTTTTACTTCTTCAATTGTAGTGATTTTCTTAACTTCGAAGCGTCCACCATTGATTTTTCGGAAATTTTTCACAAGGCGCCAAGTAAACAACCCAAAAGGAGTCGAACCGAGTAGCCGGTAAAGTTGGTTCATACCAATTTCAAGCTCCTCATAATGGTGCAATATGGCTGCTATGGTAACTGGGCCACATGCAGAAGGTCGATATTTTTTTGAAATGCTTTTATCGTATTGAGAAAGTCCTTGAAAATCGATTAGTTTTTTCATAAGCTAGACCTCCACATCGTTATGGAAGAGTTAAAAAATCATACTTTAGGCACTAATTTTTTGTTTTCACTAAGAACGTGTTCAAGTGCTACTTTAAAAGTTGTATAAACTTCTAATTCAACTTGAATTCCTGCATGTACTATTTCACGTACAAACAATGGGTTAAAACCAACATAAATGGCGCGTAAACCCATTAACCCAAGAGCGGAGTTTAATTGGCTTAATTCACTTGCCAGTCCATTATAGTCAAACTCCATCAAGTCATCGGTCGTTACTCCAGTAAAATCAAAAATAACCCGTTCGGTATCTCGGTGTTTTTCTGCGTACTCTAAAACTGCTGTACGAATCAAATCAAAGCGATCTGTAAAAATAAAGCCAGCGATTGGCACTAAAATAGTTTTGGGTACAACCGAAGGGATAATCGGCGCAGACATATTTTTAATCAGCTTTTTAAAATAAACCAGCTGGTCTTGTAATTGTTTTATCTCCTGTTGTGGATCCATTCTTATACCTCCGAAATTTGTAATAAGGGGAAATCGTGTAGCTGCTCAAACTATATCATGTTTTATAAAAATTGGTACTCCTTATAGTATAACGAAAAAACGAGTAGGCGGGGGCCTACTCGTTTTGATCGTTTAAAAAGTTTGTAACCGATTCGGGAGATTTAGCATTCGCACTATGGAGGTGAGCTGTTTTTTCTCCACCTTTGAAGATTAGTAAACTTGGAATTCCCATGACATCGTATTTTTCTGCAATGTCTGGAAGTTCGTCGCGATTAACATCCAACCACTGGTATTGATTATATTCTTCAACGATTGGGTCGATAAACATATCCATTCTACGACAGTCAGGGCACCAACCCGCTTGGAATTTCACAATGACTGGTTGTTCGCCGTTAATAGCTTCATTAAATTGTTCAGTTGTAGTAAGTGATTTCATTTAAAGTGCCTCCTTATAGGTTCTCTTTCAGTTTACCGTGCTTTTAATAAATCGCAAATTATTTGTCTTTGAAAATTTTAGGGAATTTTTAACGATTAAATATTGCGAAAATAAGGAAAATAACTTACACTTAAAGACATAGAAGAACGTTCTATTTTTTTAAACTAAAAATGAATGAGTATTCATTCAAAAATTCAAGGAGGGTTTGCTAGTGGCTTACCAAATTAGAAAAGCGGCTGTACTCGGTTCAGGTGTCATGGGTTCAGGAATTGCAGCGCACCTTGCAAATATAGGAATACCAGTTGTATTACTCGATATTGTTCCGCGTGAATTGTCGAAAAAAGAACAAGCAAAAGGATTAACGCTTGAAGACAAAGTGGTACGCAATCGTCTGGCAACAGGATCCATTCAAAAACTACTAAAACAAAAACCAGCTCCATTAACAGCTAAGAAAAATCTTCAATTGATTACACCGGGTAATCTAGAAGATGATTTAGAGAAATTACAAGATGTAGATTGGATTATTGAAGTTATTGTTGAAAATCTTGATGTAAAGAAATCTTTATATGAAAAGATTGATAAGGTTAGAAAAGAAGGAACAATCGTTTCGTCTAATACGTCAGGCATTAGCATTAATGCCATGGTCGAGGGACGTTCAGAAGACTTCGGCAAACATTTCTTAGGGACGCATTTCTTTAATCCACCACGTTACTTGAAATTGCTAGAGATTATTCCAGCAAAAACGACAGCTCCAGAAGTGCTAGAATTTATGTCGACATTCGGAGAAGATCAATTAGGTAAAGGGGTTGTACTTGCCAAAGATACACCAAACTTTATCGCTAACCGAATCGGCACTTACGGTTTGCTTGTCACATTACGTGAGATGATGGCGCGCGGTTATTCAATCGGTGAAGTAGACTCAGTTACTGGACCGCTAATTGGTCGTCCGAAGTCAGCTACATTTAGAACATTAGATGTTGTCGGTCTGGATACTTTTATGCACGTAGCCAAAAACGTCTATGATCAAACTTCAGGAGAAGAACAAAAAGTTTTTGATGCTCCAGCATTCATGAAAAAAATGGTGGAAAACGGCTGGTTAGGAGCTAAGTCTGGTCAAGGATTCTTCTTGAAAAAAGACAAAGAGATATTAGAACTAAACCCGGAAACGTTAGAATACCGTGAAGCCGGTAAATTGAAAACGCCTTCACAAGAAATGGCGAAGCAACAAAAAGGGCTTGCAGCTAAAATGAAAACGCTCGTTTATGCAGAAGATCGGACTGGCGAATTATTGTGGAGTATACTTGCTCCAACACTACGCTACTCGGCTGAACTGAACGGAGAAATCGCAGATGATATCGTTGCTATCGACAATGCCATGAAATGGGGCTTTGGATGGGAACAAGGGCCGTTTGAAACATGGGATGCGATTGGCGTGAAAAAATCAGTAGAAAAAATGACACAAGAAGGGCATTCGGTTCCGGCATTTGTGCAATCACTTTTAGACAGCGGAAACGAAAACTTCTATAAAGAAGAAAATGGCGACCTTCATTTCTTTGACGGCACAACGTATCAACCAGTTCCAGTCAACGAAAAAGTCATTGATTTAAAGCGATACAAGAAAAAGCATGGCGTTATCAAATCAAATTCAGGTGCTAGCTTAATCGATTTAGGCGATGGAATTGCGTTACTCGAATTCCATTCACGTTCAAATGCAATTGGGTTAGACATTATGCAAATGATCAATTTCGCAGTTGATGAAGTTGATAAAAATTACAAAGGACTTGTAATCGGCAATCAAGGCAAAAATTTCTGTGTCGGTGCGAATTTGGGCATGATTTTGATGGAAGCGCAAGATGACAATATTTTTGAACTTGATTTTACGATTAAAACTTTCCAAAACGCCATGATGAAGCTTAAATACAGCAACAAACCAGTTGTCGCAGCACCATTTGGCATGTCTCTTGGAGGCGGTGCAGAAGTAACGTTGCCAGCTGCGCATATACAAGCTTCGATGGAAACATATATGGGTCTTGTTGAAGTTGGTGTTGGGCTAATCCCAGGCGGCGGCGGAAACAAAGAGCTTTATATGAAGCAGCTAAAAGGTTTACCAAATGGCGTTACGATTGATTACTTGAATATCGCAACAAAGGTATTCGAATCAATCGCGATGGCGAAAGTGTCAACTTCAGCAGAAGAAGCGCGTGAAAACAACTTCTTGAACTTTGTAGATGGCATCAGTGTCAATAGCGACCATCTTCTATACGATGCAAAACAAGCGGCTCTTTCTTTATATGAAAATGGCTACCAAGCGCCACTACGTGAAAAAGTTCCAGTTCCAGGTGAGCCGGGTTATGCAACGCTTCTTTTAGGTGCAGAAGGCATGTTCATTTCGGGTTACATTAGCGAGCATGATTTAAAAATTGCTAAAAAACTAGCGTTTGTTCTAGCAGGCGGTAAAGTTCCATACGGCACAAAAGTAGATGAGCAATACTTGCTTGATCTTGAGCGCCAAGCGTTCTTAAGTCTAGTAGCCGAACCAAAAACCCAGCAACGTATGCAACATATGTTGGTTAAAGGAAAACCGTTACGTAATTAATCGTTGATATAAAAGGAGGAAATACACATGCGTGAAGCAGTAATTGTGGCCAGTGCTCGAACACCGGTCGGAAAAGCGACAAAAGGTTCTTTGGCAACAGTGCGACCGGATGATTTCGGTGCATTAGTTGTTCGAGAAGCGCTACAACGAGCAGGTGGCTATGACGGACCGATTGATGATTTAATCATGGGTTGTGCAATGCCAGAAGCAGAACAAGGCATGAACATTGCTCGTAACATCGGTGCGCTTGCAGGATTGCCGGATACAGTACCGGCTGTTACTGTAAACCGCTTTTGTTCTTCAGGTCTTCAAACAATCGCCTATGCAGCAGAACGGATTATGGTCGGGTCAGCCGAAGCGATCATCGCAGGCGGCGTAGAATCAATGAGTATGGTACCAATGATGGGGAACGTGATTCGTCCGAACTCGAAACTAGCGGAAACAGCTCCTCAATATTATATGAGCATGGGACATACAGCAGAACAAGTTGCGACAAAATATGGCGTTAGCCGCGCAGACCAAGATGCATTTGCTGTTCGTTCTCATGAAAAAGCAGCAGCAGCTATTGCAGCTGGACATTTTGATGATGAAATTGTACCAGTCGAAGTAAAAAAACGTTACGTTGATGAAAATAACAAATACCAAGAAAAAACATCAATGTTCACAATGGACGAAGGCGTTCGTCATGGAACAAATTCGGACGGACTTGGCAAATTACGTCCAGCCTTCTCAGCGCGTGGATCGGTTACGGCTGGGAACTCCTCGCAAACTTCTGACGGTGCTGGGGCATTGCTGGTCATGGACCGTGAAAAAGCTGAAGCGCTTGGACTCAAGCCAATCGCGAAATTCCGTTCATTCGCTACAGGTGGCGTTCCACCAGAAATTATGGGGATCGGACCGATTGTCGCAATTCCAAAAGCATTAAAATTAGCTGGACTAACGATTGATGACATCGATGTTTGGGAACTAAACGAAGCATTCGCTTCGCAATCACTAGGTGTTATCCGGGAACTTGGTTTGGATATCGACAAAGTAAACTTTAACGGCGGTGCCATCGCACTCGGTCACCCACTTGGTGCAACAGGCTCAATTTTAACCATCCGTATGATGAGTGAATTAAAACGCCAAGGCAAACAATTTGGTGTGGTTACAATGTGTATTGGCGGAGGAATGGGCGCAGCTGGCGTCTTTGAAATGCTGTAGAGAATAAGTGTAGATTAATAGTCGCTTCAGCCGGCCCCCCAGGAAAGCGTCCGCCTGAAGCGAATTCTTCAACCTATAACACAAATCATATAAGTAAGTAAAAAATAGGAGGAATTTAACATGGAACAAGAAAAAACATTGATCAAAGGCGGAAGCTTTTTAATCGAAGATGCAGATTTGTCACGTGTGTTTACACCGGAAGACTTTACAGAAGAGCAAAAAATGATTGCAAAATCTACTGAGGATTACGTCAACACTGAAGTAATGCCAGTCGTTGAAAAATTAGAAAACCATGAATTTGAGCACTCGGTTCGTTTGTTGAAAACAGCTGGTGAGCTTGGTCTTTTAGGGGCAGACGTGCCTGAACAATACGGCGGTCTTGGATTAGACAAAATTGCGTCAGCTTTAATTGCTGAAAAAATGTCCAAAGCGGGTGGTTTCTCGATTACTCACGGAGCACACGTAGGAATTGGCTCATTGCCAATCGTTTTATTTGGTAACGAAGAACAAAAACAAAGCTATTTGCCACGTTTAGCATCTGGTGAAATGATCGCTGCTTACGCCTTAACAGAGCCGAGTTCAGGATCTGATGCACTAGGAGCTAAAACGGTAGCGAAGTTAAACGAAGCTGGTACACATTACGTATTAAACGGTGAAAAGCAATGGATCACCAATGCTGGATTTGCGGATGTTTTCGTCGTTTATGCAAAAATTGACGGCGACAAATTTTCTGCTTTTATCGTAGAGCGTGAATTCCCAGGCGTTTCTGTTGGACCTGAAGAAAAGAAAATGGGCATTAAATCGTCTTCTACACGTACATTAATATTAGAGGACGCTGAAGTTCCGGTGGAAAACCTATTAGGTGAAGCAGGACGTGGACACATTATCGCGTTTAACATTTTGAACATTGGTCGTTACAAATTAGGAGTAGGTACAATCGGTGCATCGAAACGTGCGATGGAATTGACGATTCCTTATACAAACCAACGTCAGCAATTTAAAACACCAATTTCGTCATTCAACTTAACGCGTGAAAAATTAGCGACAATGGCTTCTAAATTGTATGCAGTAGAAAGTTCGGTTTACCGTACAGTTGGTTTATTCGAAGATCGCATGAGTGGTTTTACGGATGAGCAGCATGCAGATGGCAAATTAGTGGCAGATGCAATCGCAGAATTTGCAGTAGAATGTTCATTAAACAAATTTTTCGGTACGGAAACATTGGACTATATTGTAGATGAAGGCGTTCAATTGCATGGTGGTTACGGCTTTATGCAAGAATATGAAATCGAGCGCATTTACCGTGATTCACGTATTAACCGTATTTTTGAAGGCACAAATGAAATCAACCGCTTGTTAGTGCCGGGTACATTATTACGTAAAGCGATGAAAGGTGAATTGCCATTATTGCAACACGCTCAAAAGCTACAAGAAGAGCTATTAATGATGATGCCTGAAGAAGTAGGAACAGAAGCATTAGACCAAGAAAAATACTTGGTGAAAAATGCGAAGAAAATTGCTCTACTGGCTGCTGGACTTGCAGCACAAACGTATGGCTCGAAACTAGAAGCTGAACAAGAAGTTCTTGTCAACATTGCAGATATCGTCAGCAACGTCTTTGCGATGGAATCAGTTGTTCTTCGCACGGAGAAAGCAATTGCTGCTTCAGGTGAAGAAAAAGCAAAACAAAAACTTTTGTATACACAAATTTATTGCCAAGAAGCGTTTGATCAAATTGAACGAGATGCAAAAGAGACATTAATCGCTGCTATCGAAGGAGATAACCAGCGCATGATGTTATCTGCTTTACGCAAATTAACACGTTCAACTCCTTATAATGTAATCGCGAAAAAACGCGAAGCAGCAGTGAAGTTGATCGATGTTGAAAAATACGTCGTGTAAGTAAAAGGCAATCCCATTTATAGTGGGGTTGCCTATTTTTATACATCGACCAAGGTTCTTCTTTTTGGTAAGCTAAGAAAAAAGGGAGGTTTTAACTTGATTACTTATTATGCTTATCCAAAATGTACAACATGTCGTAAAGCGAAAAGTTGGCTTGAAAAAAATGGGGTAGAGTATGATGAAATACATATTTCAGAAAATCCACCAACAAAAGAACAACTAGCAGAAATTCATAAAGCTAGCGGTTTAGAGTTAAAGAAGTTTTTCAATACGAGTGGTTTGGTTTATCGTTCGCTTAGTTTGAAAGATAAATTGTCAACTATGAGCGAAGAAGAGCAGTTAGAGCTACTAGCTTCAAATGGCATGTTGATTAAACGTCCATTAGCATGGGATGGTGAAAAAGCGGTACTGGGCTTTAAAGAAGCAGAATATCAAAATACATGGTTATAAGCGCATAGTGGCAGCTTGTATTTCGCCGCTGTTTATGTCAAACTAAATTTGAATGAACTACATAATTTGGAGGGGTCAAGATGAGCACACCGGCAGAACTTCGTTATTCAAAAGAACATGAATGGGTTAAAATCGAAGATGGCAATGCACGTATCGGCATTACTCATTTCGCGCAAGCTGAATTGGGAGACATCGTTTTCGTTGAACTTCCACAAGTTGGAGACGAACTGAAAAAAGATCAACCTTTTGGTAGCGTGGAATCCGTTAAAACGGTTTCGGAATTGTATGCACCCATTAGCGGTAAAGTGATTGAAGTTAACTCTGAGCTTGAAGACAGCCCGGAATTTGTTAACGAATCGCCTTATGAGCAGGCTTGGATGGTCGTTATCGAAGCCCCTTCTGAAGAAGAAGTTAATGAATTAATGACTGCAGATCAATACAAAGAAATGACGAACGAGTAATTTCTGAAAAGCGCCAGCATCTTGGCGCTTTTTTTAGTTGCATGGGGTAGCTAGCTATACTTCCTCTGAGCTTGAAAATGGACTAGGACCTCTATCATTGGTATTTTTAAAGTAAGCAAATTACTAAAAGAATTATTTTCTACGTTAAGAAGTTTTGAAGCATAATGTGGTGATTTGAAAGTAGGACTTGTCATATTCTTGATTCGGTGGGGTGAGGGTTATGAAGGTGATTGTTGTAGAGGGGATTAGCGATAAGTTACGAATAGCACCACTCATTGCAGAACCCGTGACGATTCTTTGTACAAATGGTACAGTAAGTGCAACAAAACTTGAAGAGCTTTTACTGCCATACGAAGGTCAGGACATCATCATATTGGTAGATGCAGATTCGTCAGGTGAGAAATTGCGAAAGCTAGTAAAACGAGAATTTCCTGAAGCTAGTCATTTTTATATCGACCGGTGCTATAAAGAAGTCGCCACAACGCCGCTTCGGATATTAAAAGATGTACTCATAACTGCAAACATTCAAGTTAAAACGTTATTAATAGAGGGATGAAAAAAATGAAAGAATGGACCCATAAAGAATGGATCAAAGAAAAAAATACACAAGACGTAACAGCCTATTATTTATATACACCGATGTGCGGAACGTGCCAAGTCGCGTCTAAGATGTTATCGGTCATCACGGAATTGTTACCCGATTTGCCAATGGGCAAAGCAAACTTGAATTATGTTCAAGAAATTGCGGACCTTTATGAAGTAGAGAGTGTACCTTGCTTATTAATTACAGAAGGTGGCAAACTAAAAGAAAAGGTTTATGCCTTCCATTCGGTACCTTATTTGTATAATAAATTAAAAGCTGTTGACGAATACAGTCGATCGTGGTAAATTAGTTTTCTGATAGGAAAGCGCCAGCGCTTATTACAGGTTTAATTAGTTAAAAATTTCATATCGAACTCTTATTAAGAGCGGTGGAGGGAAGTGCCCTATGAAGCCCGGCAACCGTCATGAAAATGAAATGGTGCCAAGTCACTCAAAGCGAAAGCTTTGATAGATGAGAGATTGGTTTCCGTATAATATACGTTTGCCCTTCTGCTCATTTATGCGCAGAAGGGTTTTTTATTTTAAGATTTAGGAGTGTTAGAAGAATGATTGAGTTAAAGAAAGTAACAAAAAAATTCGACACGGGCAAAGCAATACTAACAGCCGTTGACGAAGTCGATTTATCCATTGCCGATGGAGAAATTTTCGGGATTATCGGATATAGTGGAGCAGGTAAAAGTACGTTAATCCGCTTATTAAATGGTTTGGAAAAGCCGACATCAGGAACTGTAGAAATTAACGGTCAAATGATCACCGCGATCAAAGGTGGAGAATTACGCAAAGCTCGCCAAAAAGTAAGCATGATTTTCCAACATTTCAACTTGCTTTGGTCTCGTACCGTGAAAGAAAATATTGAGTTTCCATTAGAAATTGCCGGAGTGGCAAAATCACAACGTGGAAAACGAGTACAGGAACTTATCGAACTTGTGGGGTTAGCTGGTCGTGAAAACGCATATCCGTCTGAACTGTCTGGCGGACAAAAGCAGCGCGTTGGTATTGCTCGTGCGTTAGCAAATGATCCCGAAGTGTTATTATGCGATGAAGCAACGTCGGCACTTGATCCAGAAACGACGGATGCTATTTTAGACTTACTTGTGGACATTAATAAACGTCTCGGACTAACGATTGTGTTGATTACTCATGAAATGCATGTTATACGAAAAATATGTCATCGCGTAGCGGTAATGGAAGGCGGTCGAGTGGTTGAACTTGGAGATGTGTTAACTGTTTTTCAATCTCCACAAGCAGAAATCACGAAGCGCTTTGTTGCACAAGTAGCTGATAGCAAAGATTCACGAGAAACCATTAAAAACTTGCGGGAACTATACCCAACCGGTGAATTAGTAAAATTGGTCTTTCTTGGCGAACAAACTGAAAAGCCTTTATTAACAAAATTGATTCGCAGCCATTCAGTAGACGTCAATATTGTTCAAGGGAATATTTCACATACACAGCGAGGAGCGTATGGAACATTGATTTTGCAGTTAAAAGGTTCTCCGGCAGAAATTGAAGAAGCATTAGCCTTTCTTCGTGCAGAAGATATTCAAGCGGAGGTGATGCAAAATGATTGAGTCTTTATTTCCAAACGTTGATTGGGAAAACATGTGGGAAGCCACACTTGAAACGCTTTATATGACGGCGATATCAACTTTGTTTACATTTATTATTGGGTTAGCACTTGGGATTCTTCTGTTTTTGACAGCGCCGAAGCAGTTATGGGCAAACAAAGTGGTCAATTGGTTGACGGGCGCATTCGTCAACATATTCCGTTCGATTCCATTTATCATCTTAATCATT includes:
- a CDS encoding C39 family peptidase; translated protein: MKKLIDFQGLSQYDKSISKKYRPSACGPVTIAAILHHYEELEIGMNQLYRLLGSTPFGLFTWRLVKNFRKINGGRFEVKKITTIEEVKEELLAGRPLAMKFDRYFTFHWFSKPTYRYHWVPLIGFEEGANDVLLYIHDNGQKNRPSKMRTVSYQKNRKVLTFVKIKPKDL
- a CDS encoding STAS domain-containing protein, whose protein sequence is MDPQQEIKQLQDQLVYFKKLIKNMSAPIIPSVVPKTILVPIAGFIFTDRFDLIRTAVLEYAEKHRDTERVIFDFTGVTTDDLMEFDYNGLASELSQLNSALGLMGLRAIYVGFNPLFVREIVHAGIQVELEVYTTFKVALEHVLSENKKLVPKV
- a CDS encoding SurA N-terminal domain-containing protein, with protein sequence MIKKWFLTIVLGGSMVALAACGDDTAKETEGEETPQEEVATDQESGEQPDMPEADLEGIPEVVAEVNGEEITKEDFESVYTGQFEQMAMQAQMTGQEVDQSQLKEQVADSLVAQELLVQETAKQKLTASEEQTNTALEELAQQNGLTSSDELLAALKKQGISEEEVMKQVETQVKIEQLIASETGEVKLTDDELQTYYDEAKAQQEEAGSEEIPAFEEVKPQIEEQLKAQKESEATQALIEKLREQAEVTINL
- a CDS encoding thioredoxin family protein; translated protein: MKSLTTTEQFNEAINGEQPVIVKFQAGWCPDCRRMDMFIDPIVEEYNQYQWLDVNRDELPDIAEKYDVMGIPSLLIFKGGEKTAHLHSANAKSPESVTNFLNDQNE
- a CDS encoding glycine betaine uptake BCCT transporter; amino-acid sequence: MKKVTNVFWIALALALLAIGFGAFAPDSFAEVTGNIKSFLTTSFGWYYLLIVSVMVLFCLFFLISPMGQIKLGKDSDKPEFSFGTWIAMLFSAGMGIGLVFWGAAEPLSHYAIGPATAEAGTAEAMRESMRFSFFHWGIHAWAIYAVVALALAYAQFRKGEPGLISATLKPLFGDKMKGPWGTFVDVIAVFATVVGVATTLGFGAIQINGGLAYLFDGIPGDSFGVQLVIIGVVTVLFMISAWSGLSKGIKYLSNANMVLAVALLAAMIILGPTLLIMNMFTDTIGTYFQNFVEMSFRAAPIDGENRAWIDGWTIFYWAWWISWAPFVGIFIARVSRGRTIRQFLLGVLLLPTFISFLWFAAFGTTAIDVQNSGVDLTSLLTEETLFAVFNELPFGVLLSVIAVFLITTFFVTSADSATFVLGMQTTGGSLYPRNSVKLTWGVAQSSIAVILLSTGGLGTLQTVLIIVAFPFSIIMLLMMASFYKALSIEYKAIKRKR
- a CDS encoding 5'-3' exonuclease, with amino-acid sequence MEKPHVLLIDGMALLFRSFFATSAVNQYFRTTEGLATNGVQGFTRHVLTAKTMMKPTHMAVCWDMGSKTFRTDLFDGYKANRPAPPEDMVHQFDWAQEISKQLGWKNYGEAGIEADDFIGSFTKQWQDQVDFTIITGDKDMLQLLTPSVNIAFMKKGFHVYDVYTEARFIEEYGIQPSQFADVKAFMGDPSDGYPGVKGIGPKTALQLIQNYGSTDGVLEAIEELKPAQKKKIDEHKEMLLLSKKLAVIKCDIQLDVSLEEITVPNYTSDHIQLCRDQELILLAKQLEKNIDVTDPWA